From Cydia fagiglandana chromosome 6, ilCydFagi1.1, whole genome shotgun sequence, the proteins below share one genomic window:
- the LOC134664981 gene encoding protoheme IX farnesyltransferase, mitochondrial — translation MSYIKVLHCTFCLKHGVAGISTKSVLMKIGNGTLSQQLVRISTSNSWQSKLPLTTQSQTATPAKKAKNEDTRVWKETPAHDRTNNVGQYCMMLSKFRLTSLVVMTSMAGYALAPAPFCPTTFALCAAGTGLVSAAANSINQFHEVPFDAQMSRTKNRVLVKGLLEPIHAAGFAAITSTTGLSLLYFGVNPLTAALGAGNLILYTSVYTPMKRMSILNTWLGSVVGAIPPLMGWAGCTGSLDAGALVLGVILYSWQFPHFNALSWNLRPDYSRAGYRMMAVTDPALCRRVALRHTGVITATCLASSYLGVTNTWFALESLPLNVYFMYLAYEFYKKSDSGSSRKLFRFSLIHLPALMLLMLVNKKYWSAGEGQDQKDTVKNIDVNKLPGITVIPRGPVVAAQETDLEK, via the exons AATGGTACGTTATCACAGCAGTTGGTTAGAATATCAACGTCAAACAGTTGGCAGAGCAAACTGCCGCTCACAACACAGAGTCAGACGGCAACTCCCGCGAAGAAGGCTAAGAATGAGGACACCCGAGTGTGGAAGGAGACCCCGGCTCATGACAGGACCAATAATGTTGGCCAGTACTGCATGATGCTTTCCAAGTTTAGATTAACAT CTCTAGTAGTAATGACATCAATGGCGGGCTACGCGCTGGCGCCGGCGCCGTTCTGCCCGACCACGTTCGCGCTGTGCGCCGCGGGCACTGGGCTAGTGTCCGCCGCCGCTAATTCTATCAACCAGTTCCATGAAGTACCGTTCGACGCGCAGATGTCTAGGACAAAGAATAGAGTGCTGGTCAAGGGGCTGTTAGA GCCAATACACGCAGCGGGTTTCGCGGCTATCACCAGCACGACTGGTCTCAGCTTACTCTACTTCGGCGTCAACCCTCTGACAGCTGCGCTGGGTGCCGGCAACCTCATACTTTACACGTCTGTCTACACACCGATGAAGCGGATGTCCATACTTAACACTTGGCTGGGATCTGTGG TGGGCGCGATCCCCCCGCTAATGGGCTGGGCGGGCTGCACGGGGTCGCTGGACGCGGGCGCGCTGGTGCTGGGAGTGATCCTGTACTCGTGGCAGTTCCCGCACTTCAACGCGCTGTCCTGGAACCTGCGGCCCGACTACTCCCGGGCTGGCTACAGGATGATGGCGGTCACGGACCCTG CATTATGCAGAAGAGTGGCTCTCCGACACACCGGCGTGATCACCGCAACGTGCCTCGCATCCTCTTACCTCGGCGTCACCAATACGTGGTTCGCGTTGGAGTCGCTGCCCCTCAACGTCTACTTTATGTACTTAG cCTACGAATTCTACAAGAAATCCGACAGCGGTAGTTCTAGGAAACTGTTCAGGTTCTCTCTGATACACCTGCCAGCACTGATGTTACTAATGTTAGTCAATAAGAAGTATTGGAGCGCCGGCGAAGGACAGGACCAAAAGGACACCGTAAAGAATATAGATGTCAATAAATTGCCGGGGATCACGGTTATACCAAGGGGGCCCGTCGTGGCCGCTCAAGAGACGGACTTAGAAAAATAA